One Corynebacterium aurimucosum genomic window, AGCAGGCAACAGGAAAGCATCCTGGGAATCGTGTTCGGTGCCCAACTGCACCACAACGACGCCGCGCTTGTTGGCGTGGATATCGCGCTGGACGACGCCCGACACTACCGTTCCGGTCAGCTCAGAATAGGAATCATAGGTTCGCTCAGCCTCGTTCTCGCGCAACTTGCGCAGAATGGCATCGCGGACCGCCTGCGCGCCGATGCGCCCAAAGTTGTCCGGGGTGTCGTCGTATTCGCTGATGACCTCTCCGGTCTCCGGATCACTTTCGGTCACGATGACAGTGACGGCGCCGCTGTCGGCGTCGATGTCTACGCGCGACTTCGTACCTTCCGCCTTTGTCTCAGCGGATTCTGCACGGTGGTCCAGGTAGGAATACAAAAGGGCACCCGCGATAGCTTCGAGCAGGTCCTTCACAGGGACGCCGCGCTCGCGCTGAATCGTGCGGAGTGCCTCTAGGTCAATATTCACTTGTTAGTCCTCTCGGGTTGCCGAGTTCTGCTCGGCGAAGTCGAACGTCTGCATAGCCGCCTCCAGCTCCATGGCTGAAGGCTGAGCAAATTCAATTTCTACCACTGCACGGCTCAAGTTTTCCAATCGCTCGATCTGGTAACGCACCTCCTTCTTCACCGTCGTGATAAGCGCCACGGATTCTTCGTCCTCAGACAGGGCGCCGATGCGCGCGACGCGAGTGGTTCCAGGTTCCTCGACAAGCGCATATCCGACCAGCCTTCCTTGGTTGCGGCGCCAATGGCGCGGGGCGCTCAGCGGGAAGTCCACACCTGGCGTCGACACCTCCAAGGTGTAGCCCGCGCCAAAGTTGAGGGTGCCCGCTTCCTCTTGGGCATCGAAAAGCTCGGAAATCTCCTGCGATAGTTCTTCTATGAGATCGGAGCTCGGGCGCTCATCGCCATCGATGCGAATGATGACCTGAGATTTCTTACCAGCTCGCGTGGTCTTCACGTCTTCGATATCGAGGCCGCGTGCTACGGCGACGGGCTGCAGAATTTCGGTTAGTTGCGCGGGTGTTGGGAATGCCATGCGCTCTAGACTAGGTCACCCGGGTAGGGTCTATCGCGTGAACCGCCGAGTAGTTGTCCCCACCCTGCTTGTGTGCGCTGCCCCCTGGATGGGCGGCTGCCAAGCCACCGACGCGATCGTGGATTATTTTGGCCCCCACGCGGACCCCTCCCTCACCTCGCTTGCTCAAACCGCCAGTGCGGATGCTCTCGCCTTGGAAGAACTT contains:
- the rimP gene encoding ribosome maturation factor RimP, whose amino-acid sequence is MAFPTPAQLTEILQPVAVARGLDIEDVKTTRAGKKSQVIIRIDGDERPSSDLIEELSQEISELFDAQEEAGTLNFGAGYTLEVSTPGVDFPLSAPRHWRRNQGRLVGYALVEEPGTTRVARIGALSEDEESVALITTVKKEVRYQIERLENLSRAVVEIEFAQPSAMELEAAMQTFDFAEQNSATRED